GCCTGACCAGTTTGCAGATCAATGATAGCGGCAGCACATATTTTCGCTTGCGAGGTGGCCATGTGCGCAGATTTTGGCAGACCAGCTGAAATGCTATCGCCGATAATGTGCACCTCAGGCGCGATTGCCGAGGCATAACTGACAAAGTCTACCTCACACCACCGCTGATCAACATTGTTCAGGCCTGCAATTTGCGCTACTTTGCCCGCCAGTTGCGGCGGAATCACATTGAACACATCCGCTTGTACGGATTCAAAGTCGGTTTTCACCGTTTTACTCAGCACATCCAGTTGCAATATTTCGCTGTTGTTGTGGTATTCAATGATGCCTTGGTACGCCCCCTGAAAGCTTTGTAAAAACAATCCTTTTTTTGACACGATGTCCGCATTGGCATCCAAGATGATGACTTTACTGCGCGGCTTGTGATGCTTGAAATAGTGCGCCACTTGGCAGGCCCGCTCATAAGGGCCAGGAGGGCAGCGATAAGGGCCTGCGGGGATGGTCATGACAAAGATGCCGCCATCCGGCATGCTTTCTAGCTGCTGACGCAATTGCAGGGTTTGTTTGCCGGCTTTCCATGCATGCGGGATATCAGGGACCGGCTCGGACATGCCAGCGATTTTGCTGTAATTGAAATCGACGCCCGGCGCGATGACCAAGCGGTCGTAAGCAAGATTGCCACGGCTTAAACGGACTTGTTTATGGTCGAGATCAACTGACGTCACGCTGTCCTGAATCCAGTCTATGCCATGTTGCTTGCGTGCCAATGCATAACTAAAACTTAAATCATCCATTCGTTTGCTACCGCCAAGCACTAGGTTGCTTTGCGGACACGAAATGAATTGTGGGTTGGGCTCTATCAAACTGACTTTTAGATTGCCCATACTCCAGTCGCGCAAATACTTGGCTGCAGTTAAACCAGCAAAGCCACCGCCAACAACCACAACATGTCCGAGCGGTGGTTTGTTGGCGCGGGCAAAGGCAGGTAGGCCACTAAAAGCCAGTCCACCGTAAATGAGCGTGCGCGCAAATTGTCTGCGTGAGGGCATGTGTGGGTGGTCAACGCGATGATCGGAGGCTTTCATTATTGCGCTCCCAGAAACGATTGGTGCGGTAACGCTGGCTGAGCTTTTCTAGGCTGTTGCGCAAAGTAGGTCGCCAATGCGCTAATCTCCTCATTGCTTAGGCCTTTGGCATGGTGATGCATGACCGTTGCGCTCACTGAGCCATCCTTGAAACCCTGCATACGTTGTGTGAAGTAGCCTTGATTGAGTGCGGCCAGCGAGGGGGTGCCGCCAGCGCTGTTGCCATTGGGCCCGTGGCAAGCTGCGCAGGAGGCTGCAAGTGTCTGAATGGCCGTCGTGTCTTGTGCATAGACCGGAAACGAGGCGATAGCGATAAAGCACCATCGCATACTGGCGTGTAAGAGTGTCATGCTTCCCCCAACATTGGTTGTGATTGTGCACACATTATTCTAAATGCGGCCACCAGCGTGAGTGACTGCGGTTACATTAGACTAGTCTGATGATCGCTGAATGCAAAAACGGCCATGCAATGCATGACCGTTTTAGATTTAGATCACCGCCAATGGCGAGTGATTAAAAACATTTTTCTTCCTGGCAACCATCATTTTTGGTGCCCAGTTGCGTGAGCAGATCAACCATTTTTTGGTTGTTTTCTTCTTTAAAGTAGCGCACCAGCGACACATCGCCTTTGAGTTTGATGTTGACGTCTGCACCCGCGGCAGCGAGATATTTCATCGAAGTGGTATCGCCAATGAATGCCGCCATGTGGAAAGCCGTGTTGTGGCTAGCCGGATGGATGTAGTTCAAGTCAGCACCCTTTGAAACCAAGTATTTCACGACATCCAGCTTGCCTTTAGAGGCTGCCATTTGCAGTGGCTCCCATGCGAAGAATTTTTGTTTTACCAGACTCGGGTCTGCTTCAACAAATTTTTTCACCACTTTAACGTTACCCCCCGTGAGCGCCTCGGTAAACTCCATGTATTCTTCGTCAGACAACGCGAACGCCTGCAAAGCAAACGACAGTGAGAACAAGGCCACTAAAAACTTAATTGATTTCATAATCTCTCCAAACACCTGATTTTCATTTTAAAAATAACAACATTGTTTATGCAACATGCATATTTACTGCGACCGGTGTTGCTTATCCGACAAACGTACGTGCGTTGCGGAACATACGCATCCATGGGCCGTCTTCCTGCCAATCGTCAGGGTGCCAGGCGTGTTGCACTGTTCTAAACACACGTTCCGGATGAGGCATCATGATGCTGAAACGACCGTCTTGGGTAGTGAATCCGGTGAGCCCTTGTGGTGAACCATTCGGGTTAAACGGATAACTTTCGGTCGCTGCGGCAGCATGGTCTACATAACGTACGGTGGCCAGTTGCTGTTGTAGCACACTTGTGACAGCACTCGCATCAGTAAATTCCGTAAAACCTTCACCATGTGCGACTGCGATCGGCATACGGCTCCCTGCCATACCATCAAAGAAGATAGAAGGGGAAGGCAAAATTTCGACCAATGCAACGCGCGCCTCGAATTGTTCAGACTTGTTGCGTACAAAATGCGGCCAATGTTCAGCACCCGGAATGATGCTGTGCAAGTTGCTCATCATCTGGCAACCATTACAAACACCGAGCGCGAAGGTGTCAGTGCGGTTAAAGAACGCGCTAAATTCGTCGCGGGCGCGCTGATTAAATAAAATAGATTTGGCCCATCCCTCGCCGGCGCCGAGCACATCGCCGTACGAAAACCCACCACAAGCAACCAGGCCAGCAAACTCTTTCAGTGAGACACGGCCACTGATCACGTCGCTCATGTGCACATCCACACTGTTGAAGCCGGCACGATCAAAGGCTGCGGCCATCTCAGTCTGGCCGTTGACGC
This Methylophilus medardicus DNA region includes the following protein-coding sequences:
- a CDS encoding c-type cytochrome, producing the protein MTLLHASMRWCFIAIASFPVYAQDTTAIQTLAASCAACHGPNGNSAGGTPSLAALNQGYFTQRMQGFKDGSVSATVMHHHAKGLSNEEISALATYFAQQPRKAQPALPHQSFLGAQ
- a CDS encoding ankyrin repeat domain-containing protein is translated as MKSIKFLVALFSLSFALQAFALSDEEYMEFTEALTGGNVKVVKKFVEADPSLVKQKFFAWEPLQMAASKGKLDVVKYLVSKGADLNYIHPASHNTAFHMAAFIGDTTSMKYLAAAGADVNIKLKGDVSLVRYFKEENNQKMVDLLTQLGTKNDGCQEEKCF
- a CDS encoding NAD(P)/FAD-dependent oxidoreductase — protein: MKASDHRVDHPHMPSRRQFARTLIYGGLAFSGLPAFARANKPPLGHVVVVGGGFAGLTAAKYLRDWSMGNLKVSLIEPNPQFISCPQSNLVLGGSKRMDDLSFSYALARKQHGIDWIQDSVTSVDLDHKQVRLSRGNLAYDRLVIAPGVDFNYSKIAGMSEPVPDIPHAWKAGKQTLQLRQQLESMPDGGIFVMTIPAGPYRCPPGPYERACQVAHYFKHHKPRSKVIILDANADIVSKKGLFLQSFQGAYQGIIEYHNNSEILQLDVLSKTVKTDFESVQADVFNVIPPQLAGKVAQIAGLNNVDQRWCEVDFVSYASAIAPEVHIIGDSISAGLPKSAHMATSQAKICAAAIIDLQTGQAPNPLPVFANTCYSFVDDRQAIHVANVYRYDPAKKSMVAAEGGGVSSKASVQEGEYAQAWAENIWADTLT